In Thermodesulfobacteriota bacterium, one DNA window encodes the following:
- a CDS encoding HepT-like ribonuclease domain-containing protein codes for MFSSRKWKFRVRHILEAVSGAKDYLTGLSFDDFRRDSKTVDAVLTKLIVIGEAAALVPAEVRR; via the coding sequence ATGTTCTCTAGCCGGAAGTGGAAGTTCCGTGTCCGGCACATCTTGGAGGCGGTGTCCGGAGCGAAGGATTACCTAACAGGCCTGTCGTTCGACGACTTCCGGCGCGACTCCAAGACCGTGGACGCGGTACTCACCAAGCTCATCGTGATCGGTGAGGCGGCCGCGCTCGTGCCGGCCGAGGTTCGCCGATGA
- a CDS encoding Sir2 family NAD-dependent protein deacetylase has translation METSAPDPRLVELLARARRVMVFTGAGVSTGSGIPDFRGPDGVWKVRRPVELGEFLRSAAAGGESWVGTLERRPRPRGAAPNATHRACARLEEAGRLEAVVTQNVDGLHERAGTSRQRLVELHGTDSRVTCLTCGVEAPLEETYAAFAASGRAPRCPCGGFLKPATISFGQALRTEDLERAARAAAACDLALSLGSTLSVHPAAGFPLLAARRGVPYVIVNRGRTDHDGLPLVTLRLDGDVSALFAPAVDQALGAAA, from the coding sequence ATGGAGACCAGCGCACCGGACCCGCGCCTCGTCGAGCTGCTGGCGCGGGCGCGCCGCGTGATGGTGTTTACCGGAGCGGGCGTATCCACCGGGAGCGGCATCCCCGACTTCCGGGGGCCCGACGGGGTGTGGAAGGTTCGGCGGCCCGTAGAGCTCGGCGAGTTCCTGCGCTCGGCGGCCGCCGGGGGGGAATCGTGGGTGGGGACGCTGGAGCGCCGGCCGCGGCCCCGCGGCGCGGCTCCCAATGCCACCCACCGGGCCTGCGCCCGGCTGGAGGAGGCCGGGCGCCTGGAGGCCGTGGTCACCCAGAACGTGGACGGCCTCCACGAGCGGGCCGGCACCTCCCGGCAGCGCCTGGTGGAGCTCCACGGGACCGACTCCCGGGTGACCTGCCTCACCTGCGGGGTAGAGGCGCCCCTGGAGGAGACCTACGCCGCCTTCGCGGCGAGCGGCCGCGCCCCCCGCTGCCCCTGCGGAGGCTTTCTCAAGCCCGCCACCATCAGCTTCGGCCAGGCCCTGCGCACCGAGGACCTGGAGCGGGCCGCCCGGGCCGCCGCCGCGTGCGATCTCGCCCTCTCGCTGGGGTCCACCCTCTCGGTCCACCCCGCCGCGGGCTTTCCCCTTCTGGCCGCCCGCCGGGGCGTACCCTACGTCATCGTGAACCGCGGGCGAACCGACCACGACGGCCTTCCCCTGGTCACCCTCCGCCTGGACGGCGATGTCTCCGCCCTCTTTGCCCCCGCCGTGGACCAAGCGCTGGGGGCAGCGGCCTGA
- a CDS encoding sigma-54 dependent transcriptional regulator, translating into MQTSILVVEADGYTADHLTRLFRENGYAVHHERNGHAGLESFRRLRPDVAFIDLYLPDMDGREVLAEVATSGLETSVLMVSGRKNLGAVVDCMKLGALDFLEKPFHPEEFQLTLRRAEDRIQLEREVRRLRLQVENGSPYSLLFGRGRRMREMQAIVDQIADTDITVLLRGESGTGKDLFARTIWECSARRGKPFVKVNCAALPRDLLESELFGYEQGAFTGANFTKPGKFEFANGGTVFLDEITEMHVDLQAKLLHVLQDAEVCRVGGKAPVPIDVRIIAATNRNIEEEIRERRFRSDLFYRLNVVNIQIPPLRERSDEIPSLVEYFLEKFRAQYQRPDAAVPPDLVQEMQEHPWPGNIRELENYMKRVVVVGDLDGVRRELRSLRRKDAGFAKTGEPADPGRYEGKTLKEVAKLAAQEAERVVLEQVLQRTRWNRKRASEMLDISYKALLYKIRETGLE; encoded by the coding sequence ATGCAGACGTCGATCTTGGTCGTAGAGGCGGACGGCTATACCGCCGACCACCTTACGCGGCTGTTCCGCGAAAACGGGTACGCGGTGCACCACGAGCGCAACGGGCACGCGGGGCTCGAGTCGTTCCGGAGGCTGCGGCCCGACGTTGCGTTCATCGACCTCTACCTTCCCGACATGGACGGGCGGGAGGTCTTGGCGGAGGTAGCCACCAGCGGTCTCGAGACCAGCGTGCTGATGGTCTCGGGCCGCAAGAACCTGGGCGCCGTGGTCGACTGCATGAAGCTCGGGGCGCTCGACTTCCTGGAGAAGCCGTTCCACCCCGAGGAGTTCCAGCTCACCCTGCGCCGGGCGGAAGACCGGATCCAACTCGAACGGGAGGTGCGGCGGCTGCGCCTCCAGGTGGAGAACGGCTCTCCCTACTCCCTGCTCTTCGGCCGGGGCCGGCGCATGCGCGAAATGCAGGCCATCGTGGACCAGATCGCCGACACCGACATCACGGTGCTGCTCCGGGGAGAGAGCGGCACGGGCAAGGACCTCTTCGCCCGAACCATCTGGGAGTGCTCCGCGCGGCGCGGGAAGCCCTTCGTCAAGGTCAACTGTGCGGCGCTCCCGCGGGATCTCCTCGAGAGCGAGCTCTTCGGCTACGAGCAAGGGGCGTTTACCGGGGCCAACTTCACCAAACCCGGCAAGTTCGAGTTCGCCAACGGGGGCACGGTGTTTCTCGACGAGATCACGGAGATGCACGTGGACTTGCAGGCGAAGCTCCTGCATGTCCTCCAGGATGCGGAGGTGTGCCGCGTGGGGGGCAAGGCACCCGTGCCCATCGACGTGCGGATCATCGCCGCGACCAACCGCAACATCGAGGAGGAGATCCGAGAGCGCCGCTTCCGCAGCGACCTCTTCTATCGGCTCAACGTGGTGAACATCCAGATCCCCCCGCTTCGGGAGCGCAGCGACGAGATCCCGAGTCTCGTGGAGTACTTTCTGGAGAAATTCCGCGCCCAGTACCAGCGCCCCGACGCCGCCGTTCCTCCGGACCTCGTCCAGGAGATGCAGGAGCACCCCTGGCCCGGCAACATCCGGGAGCTCGAGAACTACATGAAGCGCGTCGTGGTGGTAGGCGACCTGGACGGGGTGCGGCGCGAGCTACGGAGCCTGCGCCGCAAGGACGCCGGATTCGCCAAGACGGGGGAGCCCGCGGATCCCGGGCGCTACGAGGGCAAGACTCTCAAGGAAGTGGCCAAGCTCGCGGCACAGGAAGCCGAACGGGTGGTCCTGGAGCAGGTCCTCCAGAGGACCCGCTGGAACCGCAAGCGGGCCTCGGAAATGCTCGACATCAGCTACAAGGCCCTGCTCTACAAAATTCGCGAGACGGGACTGGAGTAG
- a CDS encoding polysaccharide biosynthesis/export family protein — protein sequence MNRRLDGRKLGWGTALGLVAGALLLAGGPPAACAEQEAEGAEHYRIGVEDVLEINVWKNPDVSRQVWVRPDGRITVPLAGEMLVRGLTVQEVAEGLTGKLKEFFTEPVVTVTLLETNSYNVYLLGRVGTPGIMKLRSPKTVLQVLAMAGGFQEFASTGNIVVTRMVEGKSVRIPVDVPRIIKRGDQQDFLLLPGDVVVVP from the coding sequence ATGAACCGGCGACTTGACGGGCGCAAGCTTGGGTGGGGCACGGCTCTGGGGCTCGTGGCGGGAGCGCTGCTCCTGGCAGGGGGTCCCCCGGCGGCGTGCGCCGAGCAAGAGGCGGAGGGGGCGGAGCACTACCGGATCGGCGTGGAGGACGTGCTGGAGATCAACGTCTGGAAGAACCCCGACGTTTCCCGCCAGGTCTGGGTGCGCCCCGATGGGCGCATCACCGTGCCCCTGGCCGGGGAGATGCTGGTACGGGGGCTCACGGTCCAGGAGGTGGCCGAAGGCCTCACGGGGAAGCTCAAGGAGTTCTTCACCGAACCGGTGGTGACGGTGACCCTTCTGGAGACCAACAGCTACAACGTCTACCTCCTGGGGCGGGTGGGCACCCCGGGGATCATGAAGCTGCGCAGCCCCAAGACCGTCTTGCAGGTGCTCGCCATGGCCGGCGGGTTCCAGGAGTTCGCGAGCACCGGCAACATCGTGGTGACCCGGATGGTGGAGGGAAAGTCGGTGCGCATCCCCGTGGACGTGCCGCGGATCATCAAGCGGGGCGACCAGCAGGACTTCCTGCTCCTGCCCGGCGACGTGGTGGTGGTCCCGTGA
- a CDS encoding XrtA system polysaccharide chain length determinant, translating into MQNPLGQPQIDFARYARLLWRRKWFILAPLLIFPVAAGLYAMKLPDSFQSTTLILVQPQKVPSNFIASTVTTSIGERLQTISQQIFSRTRLEQIINEFNLFAEARQTRPPEEIVERMRSRISLQVHRNDAFRLSFVDPNPRLAMLVTNKLASLFIEENLKVREQQAIGTSLFLDDEIARYRDKISEREIKILEFKRRHLHELPEQLSSNQSMLGQLQNQLKLNADNINAAESRRVQLQQQIAEVERRAESEAAAPAAGLGGTSISELLLAQFQQTAAGGTGTPGAPGVDDGALRAAEAELHKRRAVLENLLLTYTERHPDVARLKAEIGRLEERAGELRAELEEARADADAERARAETEKAREEAERAARAPAPPAPEPAPAPSGPRYPPVYEKLRADLLKAEADIARLTAQNDEIHKQVALYQARISATSARQLELQQLSEDYDNIKKVHQNLIDKKLQADLSENLERKQKGEQFQILDPANLPVKPFSPNRMRLVALGGVAGLALGLGLVLLFDLLDLSVKTRQELAAVAGLPVLGAIPEIAAPGDLRRRWMWRLAFSGTAVLCLVVATGIVHWTVKPIPQAVSDLTTQVRATHWTTTR; encoded by the coding sequence ATGCAAAACCCCCTCGGCCAACCCCAGATCGACTTCGCCCGGTACGCGCGGCTGCTGTGGAGGCGCAAATGGTTCATCCTCGCCCCCCTGCTGATCTTTCCCGTGGCGGCGGGCCTCTATGCCATGAAGCTTCCCGACAGCTTCCAGTCCACCACCCTCATCCTGGTCCAGCCCCAGAAGGTGCCCTCGAACTTCATCGCGAGCACCGTGACCACGAGCATCGGGGAGCGCCTCCAGACCATCAGCCAGCAGATCTTCAGCCGCACCCGCCTGGAGCAGATCATCAACGAGTTCAACCTGTTCGCGGAAGCCCGCCAGACGCGGCCCCCGGAGGAGATCGTGGAGCGCATGCGCTCGCGCATCTCCCTCCAGGTGCACCGCAACGACGCCTTCCGGCTCTCCTTCGTGGACCCGAATCCCCGTCTGGCCATGCTCGTCACCAATAAGCTCGCCAGCCTCTTCATCGAGGAGAACCTGAAGGTCCGCGAGCAGCAGGCCATCGGCACCAGCCTCTTTCTCGACGACGAGATCGCCCGGTACCGGGACAAGATCTCGGAGCGGGAAATCAAGATCCTGGAGTTCAAGCGGCGCCACCTCCACGAGCTTCCGGAGCAGCTCTCGAGCAACCAGTCGATGCTCGGGCAGCTCCAGAACCAGCTCAAGCTCAACGCGGACAACATCAACGCCGCCGAGAGCCGGCGGGTGCAGCTTCAGCAGCAGATCGCCGAGGTGGAGAGGCGTGCGGAATCGGAGGCCGCCGCGCCGGCGGCCGGCCTGGGCGGCACCTCCATCTCCGAGCTCCTCCTGGCCCAGTTCCAACAGACGGCGGCAGGCGGTACCGGGACTCCCGGAGCGCCAGGGGTCGACGACGGGGCCCTGCGGGCCGCCGAGGCAGAACTACACAAGCGGCGGGCCGTGTTGGAGAACCTGCTCCTCACCTACACCGAGCGCCACCCCGACGTGGCGCGGCTCAAGGCCGAGATCGGTCGGCTCGAGGAGCGCGCCGGGGAGCTTCGCGCGGAGCTCGAAGAGGCCCGGGCCGACGCCGACGCCGAGCGCGCCCGGGCCGAGACGGAAAAGGCCCGAGAGGAAGCGGAGCGGGCTGCGCGGGCGCCGGCGCCGCCGGCCCCGGAGCCTGCTCCGGCACCTTCCGGTCCCCGCTACCCCCCCGTGTACGAAAAGCTCCGGGCAGACCTCCTCAAGGCCGAGGCCGACATCGCGCGCCTCACGGCCCAAAACGACGAGATCCACAAGCAGGTCGCCCTCTACCAGGCCCGGATCTCCGCGACCTCGGCCCGGCAGCTCGAGCTCCAGCAGCTCAGCGAGGACTACGACAACATCAAGAAGGTGCACCAGAACCTCATCGACAAGAAGCTCCAGGCCGATCTATCGGAGAACCTGGAACGCAAACAGAAGGGGGAGCAATTCCAGATTCTCGACCCGGCCAATCTGCCCGTGAAGCCCTTTTCCCCCAACCGGATGCGGCTGGTGGCCCTGGGAGGCGTGGCGGGCCTGGCCCTGGGCCTGGGGCTCGTGCTCCTCTTCGACCTGCTCGACCTGAGCGTGAAGACCCGCCAGGAGCTGGCTGCCGTGGCGGGTCTGCCGGTGCTCGGGGCGATTCCGGAGATCGCCGCCCCCGGAGATCTGCGTCGCCGCTGGATGTGGCGCCTGGCCTTTTCCGGTACCGCCGTCCTGTGCCTGGTCGTGGCGACGGGGATCGTCCACTGGACGGTGAAGCCCATTCCCCAGGCGGTTTCGGACCTCACGACCCAGGTTCGGGCCACCCACTGGACCACCACCCGCTGA
- a CDS encoding CpsD/CapB family tyrosine-protein kinase, producing MSKIIQALEKAKKEGGLQQTAGAVDERETLGPLVSAPETAAPAQPVRERKRRSRRRPVLVTAKALDPEVLRAADPHLDALHRPMSVAAEQYRALRQRLEGLSAEAGMRTIAITSAAKGEGKSLTAVNLAATLAQDATRHILLVDADLRRPHVHELLGLGLSPGLGEYLQGTVPREAVIRETPFFGLCVATAGAVQGHPAELLASPEWEEFIARSRAEFDYVIVDTPPLHPVSDVPFLAASVDGVLVVVRAGKTSKSLLKQTLETLPPGKVLGTVLNRVESLTGRFGYGSNYGPAGYYYGYS from the coding sequence ATGAGCAAGATCATCCAGGCCCTCGAGAAGGCGAAGAAGGAGGGCGGGCTCCAGCAGACCGCCGGCGCCGTGGACGAACGGGAGACCCTGGGGCCCCTCGTTTCGGCTCCGGAGACGGCGGCGCCGGCACAACCCGTGCGCGAGCGCAAGCGCCGCTCCCGCCGCCGCCCCGTGCTCGTCACGGCCAAGGCGCTGGACCCCGAGGTCCTTCGGGCCGCAGACCCCCACCTCGATGCCCTCCACCGGCCCATGTCCGTGGCGGCCGAGCAGTACCGGGCGCTACGGCAGCGCCTCGAGGGGCTGAGCGCCGAGGCAGGGATGCGGACGATCGCCATCACCAGCGCCGCCAAGGGGGAGGGAAAGAGCCTCACCGCGGTGAACCTGGCGGCCACCCTGGCCCAGGACGCCACCCGGCACATCCTGCTGGTGGACGCCGACCTGCGCCGTCCCCATGTCCACGAGCTCCTCGGCCTGGGCCTCTCACCGGGTCTGGGCGAGTACCTGCAAGGCACGGTGCCTCGGGAGGCGGTGATCCGGGAGACCCCCTTCTTCGGGCTCTGCGTCGCCACGGCCGGCGCCGTGCAGGGGCACCCCGCCGAGCTTTTGGCGAGCCCGGAATGGGAGGAGTTCATCGCCCGGAGCCGGGCCGAGTTCGACTACGTGATCGTCGACACGCCGCCCCTTCACCCCGTGAGCGACGTGCCGTTCCTGGCCGCGTCCGTGGACGGGGTGCTCGTGGTGGTGCGGGCCGGCAAGACCAGCAAGAGCCTGCTCAAGCAGACTCTCGAGACCCTGCCGCCCGGAAAAGTCCTGGGCACCGTCCTCAATCGGGTCGAGAGCTTGACGGGCAGGTTCGGGTACGGCTCGAACTATGGTCCGGCGGGGTACTACTACGGCTATTCCTAG
- a CDS encoding TIGR03013 family XrtA/PEP-CTERM system glycosyltransferase, whose product MRKTLTVRHFFLFAVEDAIVLASLLAALGLRFGPDVGALLRDGSEWLRIGLVVAVTQLSFYYHDLYELPVLNSRRELFIRLFQALGIASILLALVYYLHPGLILGRGVFALFVAVVIGVVVLWRLGYTALLSSRGLSVNLLLVGAGDLARSIHRETLTRRALGFRVLGCLAANPEEARQKPDGLPPVLGSFEELREVGQRDGVDRIVVAIGERRGKFPVRDLLELRISGRPVEDGCAFYEELTGKLLVEHMRPSQLIFGEGFSKRPFTLALKRTVDFLASGLGLVLALPVWLLVPLAIKLDSPGPVFFRQERTGERNRPFQVLKFRSMRSDAEASSGPVWARDADDRVTRVGRLIRKTRIDEIPQLWNVLKGEMSFVGPRPERPFFVQQLAEQIPYYMQRHSVKPGVTGLAQVKYSYGSTVEDAVEKLRYDLYYIKRMGFWMDLSIIFETVKVVLFGKGAK is encoded by the coding sequence ATGCGAAAGACTCTTACCGTACGACACTTCTTCCTCTTCGCGGTGGAGGACGCCATCGTCCTGGCCTCCCTCCTGGCCGCCCTGGGGCTGCGGTTCGGACCCGACGTCGGGGCGCTCCTGCGCGACGGTTCGGAGTGGCTGCGGATCGGGCTCGTGGTGGCGGTAACCCAGCTCTCCTTCTACTACCACGATCTCTACGAGCTGCCGGTGCTCAACAGCCGCCGGGAGCTCTTCATCCGCCTCTTCCAGGCCCTGGGGATCGCGAGCATCCTGCTGGCCCTGGTGTACTACCTCCACCCGGGGCTCATCCTGGGGCGCGGGGTCTTCGCCCTGTTCGTTGCGGTGGTGATCGGGGTGGTGGTCCTGTGGCGGCTCGGGTACACTGCGCTGCTCTCGTCGCGCGGGCTCAGCGTGAACCTGCTGCTCGTGGGGGCAGGAGACCTGGCCCGCAGCATCCACCGGGAGACCCTCACCCGCCGGGCCCTGGGGTTTCGGGTGCTGGGCTGCCTCGCGGCCAACCCGGAAGAGGCCCGGCAGAAACCCGACGGCCTGCCCCCCGTGCTGGGGAGCTTCGAGGAGCTCCGGGAGGTCGGGCAGCGCGACGGCGTCGACCGGATCGTGGTGGCGATTGGGGAGCGCCGGGGCAAGTTCCCGGTCCGCGATCTGCTGGAGTTGCGGATCTCGGGCCGCCCGGTGGAGGACGGGTGCGCGTTCTACGAAGAGCTCACGGGAAAGCTCCTGGTGGAACACATGCGCCCGAGCCAGCTCATCTTCGGGGAGGGGTTCTCGAAACGGCCGTTCACGCTGGCGCTCAAGCGCACGGTGGACTTCCTCGCCAGCGGGCTGGGGCTCGTGCTGGCGCTGCCCGTGTGGCTCCTGGTGCCCCTGGCCATCAAACTCGACTCGCCGGGCCCGGTCTTCTTCCGCCAGGAACGCACCGGGGAGCGCAACCGGCCCTTCCAGGTGCTCAAGTTCCGCTCCATGCGCTCCGACGCGGAGGCGAGCTCCGGGCCGGTGTGGGCCAGGGACGCCGACGACCGGGTGACCCGGGTCGGCCGGCTCATCCGCAAGACCCGTATCGACGAGATCCCCCAGCTCTGGAACGTGCTCAAGGGGGAGATGAGCTTCGTGGGCCCGCGACCAGAGCGGCCCTTCTTCGTACAGCAACTGGCCGAGCAGATCCCCTACTACATGCAGCGTCACTCGGTGAAGCCGGGCGTGACGGGTCTCGCCCAGGTCAAGTACAGCTACGGTTCCACGGTGGAGGATGCCGTGGAAAAACTGCGCTACGATCTTTACTACATAAAGAGAATGGGCTTCTGGATGGACCTCTCCATCATCTTCGAGACGGTAAAGGTGGTACTGTTCGGCAAAGGGGCAAAGTGA
- a CDS encoding XrtA/PEP-CTERM system-associated ATPase, producing MYRDFYALSAKPFSLTPDPEFLYLSQGHKEALAHLTYGIESKSGFVMVTGEVGSGKTTLLRTLVRRLGSGVCLSQVTNTRVSYKELLELILEDFGVPPRGLNKTGLLGALNEFLIEQFREGKNAVLVVDEAQNLSVPTLEGLRMLSNLETEKAKLLHIILAGQPGLRDLIDAPALEQLRQRITVRYHLGPLGPGEVAEYVRHRIDKVAGDPEKAPVFPDEVMPAIHEATGGIPRLVNVLCDAALLHGYVAENRVIGPDIIGEVAAQITRDQQGNGSATPPRPSKDAASLETRVAELDARLRAILAGGLPGVGGAEEGLRERAEELERREAALRTREADLDERVARLKEEWKRRMARLEEERRSPRSGFEAQIPPLRVHVHDPDPRLQNALADLLAGAGIDAEVHRDYASFQASVGEEAAGTSFPVAVLGAVADDGENVLRVQSLRQRFPHVPAVFLSDIDLSTIRRRIFAAGADYFLEKPNDRSRPLSSHREATEHLKNDLVRAIRHIHRQHAAVLERLSGGGSGELSGR from the coding sequence ATGTATCGTGACTTCTACGCCCTGAGCGCCAAGCCCTTCAGCCTCACGCCGGACCCGGAGTTCCTGTATCTGAGCCAGGGACACAAGGAGGCCTTGGCCCATCTGACGTACGGCATCGAGTCGAAGTCGGGCTTCGTGATGGTGACGGGTGAGGTGGGCTCGGGCAAGACCACCCTGCTGCGCACCCTGGTGCGCCGGCTGGGCTCGGGGGTGTGCCTGAGCCAGGTCACCAACACCCGGGTGAGCTACAAGGAGCTCCTGGAGCTCATCCTCGAGGACTTCGGGGTTCCACCCCGCGGCCTCAACAAGACGGGGCTCCTCGGGGCCCTCAACGAGTTCCTCATCGAGCAGTTCCGCGAAGGGAAGAACGCGGTGCTGGTGGTGGACGAAGCACAGAACCTGAGCGTACCGACCCTGGAGGGGCTGCGGATGCTCTCGAATTTGGAGACCGAGAAGGCCAAGCTCCTCCACATCATCCTGGCCGGCCAGCCTGGCCTCCGGGACCTGATCGACGCCCCCGCCTTGGAGCAACTGCGCCAGCGCATCACCGTGCGCTATCACCTGGGCCCCCTGGGCCCGGGGGAGGTGGCCGAGTACGTGCGGCACCGCATCGACAAGGTGGCCGGAGACCCCGAGAAGGCCCCGGTCTTTCCCGACGAGGTGATGCCGGCCATCCACGAGGCCACCGGCGGCATCCCCCGGCTGGTGAACGTGCTGTGCGACGCGGCGCTTCTGCACGGGTACGTGGCGGAGAACCGAGTCATCGGGCCCGACATCATCGGCGAGGTGGCCGCCCAGATCACCAGGGATCAGCAGGGAAATGGTTCTGCGACGCCGCCGCGCCCCTCCAAGGACGCAGCCTCCCTGGAGACCCGGGTGGCGGAACTCGACGCCCGGCTGCGGGCCATCCTGGCCGGGGGCCTCCCAGGGGTGGGAGGGGCGGAGGAGGGTCTCCGGGAGCGGGCAGAGGAGTTGGAACGCCGGGAAGCCGCCCTGCGCACGCGGGAGGCGGATCTCGACGAGCGCGTGGCCCGGCTCAAGGAGGAGTGGAAGCGCCGCATGGCCCGGCTGGAGGAGGAGCGGCGCTCTCCCCGCAGCGGGTTCGAGGCCCAGATTCCCCCCCTGAGGGTCCACGTCCACGACCCCGATCCCCGCCTTCAGAACGCCCTGGCCGACCTCCTGGCCGGGGCCGGCATCGACGCGGAGGTGCATCGGGATTACGCAAGTTTCCAGGCATCCGTGGGCGAGGAAGCGGCCGGGACCAGCTTTCCCGTGGCCGTGCTCGGCGCGGTGGCCGACGATGGGGAGAACGTCTTGCGGGTCCAGAGCCTGCGGCAGCGCTTTCCCCACGTGCCCGCCGTCTTCTTGAGCGACATCGACCTCTCCACCATCCGCCGCCGCATTTTCGCCGCGGGGGCCGACTACTTCCTGGAAAAGCCCAACGACCGGTCTCGCCCCCTCTCGAGCCACCGGGAGGCCACCGAGCACCTCAAGAACGACCTCGTTCGGGCCATCCGCCACATCCACCGGCAGCACGCGGCAGTGCTGGAGCGGCTGAGCGGGGGCGGCAGCGGCGAGCTCTCCGGCCGATGA
- a CDS encoding GspE/PulE family protein, with translation MSKRIGDLLIEYKILDQAQLDEAVAEQQKTGERLGSILIKKGFVTVEDLEFLLSRQQSVPAINLQKYCPTRDVVALISEKFMKKNFVLPVELHDKTLTVAMANPQDYRVVDEMRFMTGMRIAPVVSSMFGIKKKIREIFPSSTKWEEALDLRNQRDLEIISSQSELREENLEEVLESSAEAPIVKIVNSVILAALDRKATHVHIVPREESVEVRLRANGVLETLVTPPKEYAQNFVNRLKVLGGMDILQRRVPLEGYFRVRSEDQYYDIDVATFPVLSGEQVTLTFQQPFSKEELRLENLGMSAEMLDAYRRVTQAERGLLLFLGPPESGKTSTIYATLNALKSPGKSTVTYENPIKNRLTDIDQAEPNEKAGVTYARGLKALVKHDIDYLMVGEITSREVLETVVEAALGKTLVLARMVFNHTLGAIPRVLEHGIAPFMLYSALGAVVGQRLLRRLCPHCLESFEPPEPVKEELRAATGAANPHLYRAVGCRKCGMTGYQGRIGVFELLVPDDRLRTLILAQAPQAEIEQAVLSNGFRTLLQDGLTKAVEGLTTYEEVRSIK, from the coding sequence ATGAGCAAGCGCATCGGCGATCTCCTGATCGAGTACAAGATCCTCGACCAGGCCCAGCTCGACGAAGCCGTGGCCGAGCAGCAGAAGACGGGGGAGCGGCTGGGGAGCATCCTCATCAAGAAGGGCTTCGTCACCGTCGAGGATCTGGAGTTCCTCCTCTCGCGCCAGCAGTCCGTACCGGCGATCAACTTGCAGAAGTACTGCCCCACCAGGGACGTGGTGGCGCTCATCTCCGAGAAGTTCATGAAGAAGAACTTCGTCCTGCCGGTGGAGCTCCACGACAAGACCCTGACCGTGGCCATGGCCAACCCCCAGGACTACCGGGTGGTGGACGAGATGCGGTTCATGACCGGCATGCGCATCGCCCCGGTCGTCTCCTCCATGTTCGGGATCAAGAAGAAGATCCGGGAGATCTTCCCGAGCTCGACCAAGTGGGAAGAGGCCCTGGACCTGCGCAACCAGCGCGATTTGGAGATCATCTCCTCCCAGTCGGAGCTCCGGGAGGAGAACCTCGAAGAGGTGCTCGAGTCGTCCGCCGAAGCGCCCATCGTCAAGATCGTGAATTCCGTGATCCTGGCGGCGCTCGACCGCAAGGCCACCCACGTCCACATCGTGCCCCGGGAAGAGAGCGTGGAGGTGCGGCTTCGGGCCAACGGCGTGCTCGAAACCCTGGTGACCCCCCCCAAGGAGTACGCGCAGAACTTCGTCAACCGGCTCAAGGTGCTCGGGGGGATGGACATCTTGCAGCGCCGGGTCCCCCTGGAGGGATACTTCCGGGTGCGTTCGGAGGACCAGTACTACGACATCGACGTCGCCACGTTTCCCGTTCTGAGCGGCGAGCAGGTCACCCTGACCTTCCAGCAGCCCTTCTCCAAGGAGGAGCTGCGCCTGGAAAACCTCGGCATGTCGGCGGAGATGCTCGACGCCTACCGCCGGGTGACCCAGGCCGAGCGGGGGCTCCTGCTCTTCCTCGGCCCCCCCGAGAGCGGCAAGACCTCCACCATCTACGCCACCCTCAACGCCCTCAAGAGCCCCGGCAAGTCGACGGTCACCTATGAGAACCCCATCAAGAACCGCTTGACGGACATCGACCAGGCCGAACCGAACGAAAAGGCCGGGGTCACCTACGCCCGGGGGCTCAAGGCCCTCGTGAAGCACGACATCGACTATCTGATGGTGGGAGAGATCACCTCCCGCGAGGTCTTGGAGACCGTGGTGGAAGCCGCCCTGGGAAAGACCCTGGTGCTCGCCCGCATGGTCTTCAACCACACCCTGGGCGCCATCCCCCGGGTGCTGGAGCACGGGATCGCGCCGTTCATGCTCTACTCGGCCCTGGGTGCCGTGGTGGGGCAGCGCCTCTTGCGGCGCCTGTGCCCCCACTGTCTGGAGTCCTTCGAGCCCCCGGAGCCGGTGAAGGAAGAGCTCCGGGCGGCCACCGGCGCAGCCAACCCCCACCTGTACCGGGCCGTCGGGTGCCGCAAGTGCGGCATGACGGGCTACCAGGGCCGCATCGGCGTCTTCGAGCTCCTGGTCCCCGACGACCGACTGCGCACCCTCATCCTCGCCCAGGCCCCCCAGGCCGAGATCGAGCAGGCCGTCCTCTCCAACGGCTTCCGAACCCTGCTCCAGGACGGCCTGACCAAGGCCGTGGAGGGGCTGACGACCTATGAGGAGGTGCGATCGATCAAGTGA